A single window of Martelella sp. NC20 DNA harbors:
- a CDS encoding NepR family anti-sigma factor — protein sequence MKNNSGLQQGSNMPGTAKSPEEAISRRLKALYNAVEQEEIPDRFLDLLERLDAAEAASTAKAKG from the coding sequence GTGAAAAACAATAGCGGCCTTCAGCAAGGCTCGAACATGCCCGGTACGGCCAAGAGCCCCGAGGAGGCGATCAGCAGACGCCTCAAAGCTCTCTACAATGCTGTCGAACAGGAGGAAATTCCGGATCGGTTTCTCGATCTGCTCGAGCGTCTGGACGCGGCCGAGGCCGCATCCACGGCCAAAGCGAAGGGGTAA
- a CDS encoding P-II family nitrogen regulator, whose protein sequence is MGNQMKIVMAIIKPFKLDEVREALTAVGIQGLTVTEVKGYGRQKGHTEIYRGTEYAVSFLPKLKIEVAVAADVVEKAVEAIASSAKTGQIGDGKIFVYSIEQAVRIRTGETDSEAL, encoded by the coding sequence ATGGGAAACCAGATGAAAATTGTGATGGCCATCATAAAGCCGTTCAAGCTGGATGAGGTGCGTGAGGCCCTCACCGCCGTCGGCATTCAGGGCCTGACCGTGACCGAAGTGAAAGGTTACGGCCGGCAGAAGGGGCACACCGAGATCTATCGCGGCACCGAATATGCCGTCAGCTTCCTTCCCAAGCTGAAGATCGAAGTCGCGGTCGCCGCCGACGTGGTCGAAAAGGCTGTCGAGGCGATCGCCTCCTCCGCCAAGACCGGACAGATCGGCGACGGCAAGATCTTTGTCTATTCCATCGAGCAGGCCGTGCGCATCCGCACCGGCGAAACCGATTCCGAAGCGCTGTAA
- the tesB gene encoding acyl-CoA thioesterase II, with translation MSQPGNKQGGVQGGRALAALLDLERLEENLYRGQSPATTWQRVFGGQVVAQSLVATQRTAPEGHLVHSLHGYFMRPGDTEVPIIFQVERLRDGRSFSTRSVRAIQHGQPIFIMTASFQVEEDGFQHQDSMPDVPPPEELASSDIMNDAENAPAPVRNYWMRERPIEIRPVDLENFLWRKKPGGQQNIWIRANGQSPHGRDYQTAFLAYMSDMTLLDATLYPHQSSVFSDRVQGASLDHAVWFHRPFDIDDWLLYAQESPSANGGRGFAYGRIFTRDGTLVASVAQEGLIRIRDHARPFYIKT, from the coding sequence ATGTCACAGCCCGGCAACAAACAAGGCGGCGTTCAAGGCGGGAGGGCGCTCGCCGCTCTCCTCGATCTGGAGCGGCTGGAGGAGAACCTCTATCGCGGTCAAAGCCCCGCGACCACATGGCAGCGCGTGTTTGGCGGGCAGGTGGTCGCCCAGTCACTGGTTGCAACCCAGAGAACAGCGCCGGAGGGCCATCTGGTCCATTCGCTTCATGGCTATTTCATGCGTCCCGGCGATACCGAGGTGCCGATCATCTTCCAGGTGGAGCGGCTGCGCGACGGACGGAGTTTTTCGACCCGCAGCGTGCGCGCGATCCAGCACGGCCAGCCGATTTTCATCATGACCGCCTCGTTTCAGGTGGAGGAGGACGGCTTCCAGCACCAGGATAGCATGCCGGATGTTCCGCCGCCCGAAGAACTGGCATCGAGCGATATCATGAATGATGCCGAAAACGCGCCCGCCCCGGTCCGCAATTACTGGATGCGCGAGCGGCCGATCGAGATCCGCCCCGTGGATCTGGAAAATTTTCTCTGGCGCAAGAAGCCGGGCGGCCAGCAGAATATCTGGATCCGGGCCAACGGCCAGTCGCCCCACGGGCGCGATTACCAGACCGCCTTTCTGGCCTATATGTCGGATATGACCCTGCTCGACGCGACGCTTTATCCGCATCAAAGCTCTGTTTTTTCCGATCGGGTGCAGGGGGCAAGCCTCGACCACGCGGTCTGGTTCCACCGGCCGTTCGATATCGACGACTGGCTGCTTTATGCGCAGGAAAGCCCTTCGGCGAACGGCGGCCGGGGTTTTGCCTATGGCCGCATCTTCACGCGTGACGGCACGCTGGTTGCCTCCGTCGCGCAGGAAGGCCTGATCCGCATTCGCGATCACGCGCGACCGTTCTACATCAAGACGTAA
- a CDS encoding S8 family serine peptidase, translated as MKSIHTLYRVVFFVIALSLSLVSRPGVAQVRLFGEEVDVVSRAERAGLGAADFFLATNGALLHQLQPSHFFDPSVEGKIAFANQLIAKIAPGFSYDSFGVAKLVYAETEITLTFTELPPSYVIVFVDAQVPLTAGEIADALATSDFEQSFEHYEPNFLASFDDFQYQEEYSVQQWAFSNIGDGRPHLGAVFDVDSDIVDAKALARRFHTEQVVVAVLDSGLRPSLKAFRDRLWTNPKEIPSNGIDDDRNGYVDDVNGFDFFANTGELRDRSGTSGGHGTSVSAIIAANSLGSSNGYVGVADNARILTGVVATGIGNSFDIASLIEGIHYAKEQGVQVMNLSLSTSGYSRGLDDAVYSFINTGGIVVAAAGNSSVDVVKENIYPCKWLEVLCVASTNFKDELSSFSNYQTSQLLNLPTVQIAAPGEGVRSINAYGRVSFVDGTSFAAPMVTGTVALLKGIRPSENSDQIWRRVLLGAEPVRELYGKVGSSNGKYWAGARLNVYHSLLLQKSLFGATQYCDGRDDQGYLRRNNWPYANSGDLGVDGNSVATAYRICTKRQLLSIREQDAEKHFALMESIDWNERTHLGNEMIGQYWNNPNFNGTFYGLGHTIFGLKIDVKWSWGLFKALGRNSSVSHLFVRGADIKSGSDAGAIAVKSNGLLNFVEVEGVIQGNGTVGGLVGFQDGGTIRHSYYEGGIHNSSGSTGGLAGVMKNNAKITNSSARVLITGGNSGGFVGSMKSGALIEKSYTNVQISGDKSGGMAGLLECGATISNSLSEGIVSGTETAGIAYRQSNANLFNVLSMVGEFDRNGRSGAVYDTVENLEVHIIDHPWYYVCTGTQTPAPASFVVECLYQDDSLKPTRDNCNPMMMRQLKNAGSYRSWNLTSIWFKGPQNPAILRNIPRSRAYFHPSQ; from the coding sequence TTGAAAAGCATTCACACTCTGTATCGAGTTGTATTTTTTGTCATAGCGCTGTCTTTGAGCTTGGTTTCTCGACCCGGAGTTGCCCAGGTTAGACTCTTTGGTGAAGAAGTAGATGTGGTATCGAGGGCCGAGCGGGCGGGGCTGGGAGCTGCAGATTTCTTTCTTGCAACAAATGGTGCCCTCTTACACCAACTTCAGCCATCCCATTTTTTCGATCCATCCGTTGAAGGAAAAATTGCCTTTGCCAATCAGCTGATTGCGAAAATTGCGCCGGGCTTTTCATATGATAGTTTCGGTGTTGCCAAGCTTGTTTATGCAGAGACTGAGATCACGCTGACTTTTACCGAGCTTCCGCCAAGCTATGTCATAGTTTTCGTCGATGCCCAAGTGCCCTTGACGGCTGGTGAGATTGCAGATGCCTTAGCCACCTCAGATTTCGAGCAGAGTTTTGAGCATTATGAGCCGAACTTCTTGGCCAGCTTTGATGATTTTCAGTACCAGGAAGAATACTCAGTCCAGCAATGGGCATTCTCGAACATCGGAGATGGAAGGCCACATCTGGGCGCTGTCTTTGATGTCGATTCAGATATTGTTGATGCCAAAGCTCTGGCGCGTCGGTTTCATACAGAGCAAGTCGTCGTGGCTGTGTTGGACAGCGGACTCAGACCCAGCCTAAAAGCATTTAGGGATCGGCTGTGGACCAATCCAAAGGAAATTCCCAGCAACGGTATCGATGATGATCGGAACGGCTACGTTGATGACGTCAATGGCTTCGATTTCTTCGCCAATACAGGTGAACTGCGGGACAGGAGTGGGACCAGTGGAGGCCACGGCACTTCCGTTTCTGCAATCATTGCCGCGAATTCACTTGGCTCTTCCAACGGCTACGTCGGTGTCGCCGATAACGCACGAATTTTGACCGGCGTCGTAGCTACAGGCATAGGAAACTCATTTGATATAGCATCTCTGATTGAAGGGATTCACTATGCTAAAGAGCAGGGTGTTCAGGTGATGAATCTATCGTTGTCGACCTCTGGGTACTCTCGTGGATTGGATGATGCGGTCTACAGCTTCATAAACACTGGTGGAATTGTTGTTGCCGCTGCCGGGAACTCGAGCGTTGATGTTGTGAAGGAAAATATCTACCCCTGTAAGTGGTTAGAGGTTCTGTGTGTTGCGTCTACTAATTTTAAAGACGAGCTCTCGTCTTTTTCGAACTACCAGACCTCTCAGCTCCTCAACCTTCCAACGGTTCAAATTGCCGCGCCCGGCGAAGGTGTACGCTCAATTAATGCTTATGGCAGAGTATCCTTTGTGGACGGCACCTCTTTTGCCGCGCCGATGGTGACCGGAACAGTTGCTTTGTTAAAGGGAATTCGCCCCTCCGAAAACAGTGATCAGATATGGAGGCGTGTACTTTTGGGGGCTGAACCCGTTCGAGAATTATACGGGAAAGTTGGGTCGTCAAATGGGAAATATTGGGCCGGGGCTCGATTGAATGTTTATCACTCGCTGCTTCTTCAAAAGTCACTTTTCGGTGCGACCCAATATTGCGATGGACGTGACGACCAAGGCTACCTGCGTCGAAACAATTGGCCATATGCAAATTCTGGAGACCTCGGAGTTGACGGGAACAGCGTAGCGACAGCCTATCGTATTTGCACCAAGCGGCAACTGCTGAGCATAAGAGAGCAAGACGCCGAAAAACATTTTGCTCTCATGGAGAGTATTGATTGGAACGAACGAACCCATCTTGGCAACGAGATGATTGGACAGTATTGGAATAATCCCAATTTCAACGGCACGTTTTACGGTCTCGGGCACACAATATTTGGCTTAAAAATAGATGTTAAATGGTCTTGGGGACTCTTCAAGGCGCTTGGCCGAAATTCCTCCGTGTCCCACCTTTTCGTTAGAGGTGCCGATATCAAATCAGGATCGGATGCGGGTGCTATCGCTGTTAAATCAAATGGGTTGTTGAATTTCGTCGAAGTAGAGGGCGTAATCCAAGGGAATGGCACCGTTGGTGGCCTGGTTGGATTTCAGGATGGGGGAACGATAAGACATTCCTACTACGAGGGTGGAATTCACAATTCCTCTGGGAGTACCGGAGGCCTGGCTGGAGTAATGAAAAACAACGCTAAGATCACAAATTCCTCCGCCCGGGTTTTAATAACTGGCGGTAATTCTGGTGGGTTTGTTGGTTCTATGAAGTCAGGAGCCTTGATTGAGAAAAGCTATACCAATGTCCAGATTTCAGGTGATAAGAGCGGGGGCATGGCTGGCCTCCTTGAATGCGGCGCAACGATTTCGAACTCCTTATCAGAGGGTATTGTCTCGGGTACGGAAACCGCAGGGATTGCCTATCGCCAAAGCAACGCCAATTTGTTTAATGTACTTTCCATGGTTGGTGAATTTGATCGGAATGGTCGTTCTGGTGCCGTATACGATACAGTTGAAAACCTAGAGGTTCATATAATAGATCATCCTTGGTACTATGTGTGTACTGGCACTCAAACGCCGGCGCCCGCCTCTTTTGTCGTAGAGTGCCTCTACCAAGATGATAGCCTGAAGCCAACACGGGACAACTGCAATCCAATGATGATGAGGCAACTGAAAAATGCTGGGAGCTATCGGAGCTGGAACTTGACCTCTATTTGGTTCAAAGGGCCGCAGAATCCAGCTATATTGCGTAACATCCCACGGTCTCGGGCCTATTTTCATCCAAGTCAATAG
- a CDS encoding response regulator: protein MSLSTRIAAHLPYLRRYARAVTGSQTSGDAYVAAVLETLIEDVSLFPDDGDDKVSLYKLFSQLFSSTTIEIGEIESPFSWEKRAAANLMALPAKPRQAFLLISLENFSHKETAEILDVESDRISDLVDDASSEIARQVATDIMIIEDEPLIAMDIEQMVESLGHRVTGIARTHKEAVELFKSSRPRMVLADIQLADGSSGIDAVNDILAAESLPVIFITAFPERLLTGERPEPTFLVTKPFNPDMVKALISQALFFQEHHEQAA from the coding sequence ATGTCGCTTTCAACCCGTATCGCCGCCCATCTACCCTATCTGAGGCGTTACGCACGTGCCGTTACCGGCTCCCAGACATCGGGCGACGCCTACGTTGCCGCCGTGCTCGAAACGCTGATTGAAGATGTTTCGCTTTTCCCTGACGACGGCGATGATAAAGTCTCGCTTTATAAACTCTTCTCTCAGCTCTTCAGTTCCACGACAATCGAAATCGGGGAAATCGAATCGCCCTTCTCCTGGGAAAAACGCGCCGCGGCCAACCTGATGGCGTTGCCGGCCAAGCCCCGTCAGGCCTTTCTGCTGATTTCGCTCGAAAACTTCAGCCATAAGGAAACGGCCGAAATTCTGGATGTCGAGAGCGACCGGATTTCCGACCTCGTCGACGACGCCTCCTCGGAAATCGCCCGGCAGGTTGCCACCGATATCATGATCATCGAGGACGAACCGCTGATCGCCATGGATATCGAGCAGATGGTGGAAAGTCTGGGCCACCGCGTCACCGGCATCGCGCGCACCCACAAGGAAGCGGTGGAGCTTTTCAAATCCTCGCGCCCGCGCATGGTGCTCGCCGATATCCAGCTTGCAGACGGCAGTTCGGGGATCGACGCGGTCAACGATATCCTCGCCGCCGAATCGCTGCCGGTGATCTTCATTACCGCATTCCCGGAACGACTTTTGACCGGCGAACGGCCGGAACCGACCTTCCTGGTCACCAAGCCGTTCAACCCCGACATGGTCAAGGCGCTGATCAGCCAGGCGCTGTTCTTCCAGGAGCATCACGAACAGGCTGCATAA
- a CDS encoding ubiquinone biosynthesis hydroxylase, producing the protein MKDIVIVGGGYVGLSVAVAIKKAAPHLEIELMEAAPDHVWEKDERASAIIAAAINMLKTLELWDDIKEHAQPINDMIVTDSQTGEPVKPVFLTFGERGESDAPFAYMIPNVAMVRALRKAAATLGIKIRHDAAVTDFSAEGGHAKITLAGGEEITTRLVVACDGARSRLRDMAGIRTVKFDYGQSGIVTTVAHERPHNGRAEEHFLPAGPFAILPLTGNRSSLVWTERTDDAKRLVESDDMVFEAELERRFGHHLGKLTLAGGRRAFPLGLTLSRSFIAPRLALAGDAAHGIHPISGQGLNLGFKDVAALAETIVDADRNGLDIGALDTLERYQRWRRFDTVRMGMTTDILNRLFSNDIGPLRMARDFGLGVVDRMPGLKRYFIEEAAGRTARELPKLLAGEPL; encoded by the coding sequence ATGAAGGATATCGTCATCGTTGGCGGCGGCTATGTCGGGCTCTCGGTCGCGGTCGCGATCAAGAAAGCGGCGCCCCACCTTGAGATCGAGCTGATGGAGGCGGCCCCGGACCATGTGTGGGAAAAGGACGAGCGGGCCTCGGCGATTATCGCCGCTGCGATCAACATGCTGAAAACGCTGGAATTGTGGGACGACATCAAGGAGCACGCCCAGCCGATCAACGATATGATCGTCACCGATTCGCAGACCGGCGAACCGGTCAAGCCGGTGTTCCTCACCTTCGGCGAACGCGGCGAGAGCGACGCGCCCTTTGCCTACATGATCCCGAATGTCGCCATGGTGCGGGCGCTGCGCAAGGCGGCAGCCACACTCGGCATCAAGATCCGCCACGATGCCGCCGTGACCGACTTTTCCGCGGAGGGCGGCCACGCGAAAATCACGCTTGCCGGCGGCGAGGAGATTACGACCCGGCTGGTGGTTGCCTGCGATGGCGCGCGCTCGCGGCTACGCGACATGGCCGGGATCAGGACGGTCAAGTTCGATTACGGCCAGTCCGGCATCGTCACCACCGTCGCCCATGAACGCCCGCATAACGGGCGGGCGGAAGAGCATTTCCTGCCCGCCGGACCGTTCGCCATCCTGCCGCTCACCGGCAACCGGTCCTCGCTGGTGTGGACCGAGCGCACGGATGATGCCAAGCGCCTCGTCGAAAGCGACGACATGGTATTCGAGGCCGAACTGGAGCGCCGCTTCGGCCATCATCTCGGCAAGCTCACGCTTGCAGGCGGAAGGCGCGCCTTTCCGCTCGGCCTGACGCTGTCGCGCTCCTTCATCGCGCCGCGGCTGGCGCTTGCGGGCGATGCCGCCCACGGCATCCACCCGATTTCGGGTCAGGGCCTCAATCTCGGCTTCAAGGATGTCGCCGCCCTTGCCGAAACCATCGTCGATGCCGATCGCAACGGCCTGGATATCGGCGCGCTGGACACGCTTGAGCGCTATCAGCGCTGGCGGCGGTTCGACACGGTGCGCATGGGCATGACCACCGATATCCTGAACCGGCTGTTTTCCAACGATATCGGCCCGCTGCGCATGGCCCGCGATTTCGGCCTCGGCGTCGTCGATCGCATGCCCGGGCTGAAGCGTTATTTCATCGAGGAAGCGGCCGGCCGCACCGCCCGGGAGCTGCCGAAACTGCTGGCCGGCGAGCCGCTCTGA
- the amt gene encoding ammonium transporter, whose amino-acid sequence MSSKLKLFAGVTAIAAVSLAFPALAQEATVEVEEVAGMSAAATEVFNTLLFLIMGFLVMWMAAGFAMLEMGLVRKKNASMQGLKNVAIYAIGGLMFWFTGYNLMYTGVDGGFMGSFGPYVFPGPGMDDGSAGYSVASDWFFQMVFCATTASIVSGTVAERIKLWPFLLFTVILTGILYPITGSWQWGGGWLSEMGFSDFAGSTLVHSVGGWAALAGALVLGARNGKYGADGSVHPMPGSNIPLAVLGTFILWLGWFGFNGGSQLALGSIADAGDVSKIFVNTNMAAVAGALVVLVLLQIIYKKVDVTMVLNGALAGLVSITAEPLTPSVPAALFIGGIGGVLIIVFVPLLDKLKIDDVVGAIPVHLICGIWGTFIVALTNDGTSFVTQIIGIVAIGAFTFIVSLVVWFILKAIMGIRVSPEEEEIGLDKSEVGVEAYPEFM is encoded by the coding sequence ATGTCTTCCAAACTCAAACTTTTTGCGGGCGTCACTGCGATTGCAGCAGTCTCTCTCGCCTTCCCCGCTCTGGCGCAGGAGGCAACGGTCGAAGTCGAAGAAGTTGCCGGCATGTCGGCTGCGGCGACCGAGGTGTTCAACACGTTGCTGTTCCTCATCATGGGCTTCCTGGTCATGTGGATGGCCGCGGGCTTCGCCATGCTGGAAATGGGCCTGGTGCGCAAGAAAAACGCATCGATGCAGGGCCTGAAGAACGTTGCCATCTATGCGATCGGCGGCCTGATGTTCTGGTTCACCGGCTACAATCTGATGTATACCGGCGTTGACGGCGGCTTCATGGGCTCGTTCGGCCCCTATGTCTTCCCGGGCCCTGGCATGGATGACGGCTCCGCCGGCTATTCGGTCGCATCCGACTGGTTCTTCCAGATGGTGTTCTGCGCGACCACCGCCTCGATCGTGTCCGGTACGGTTGCCGAGCGCATCAAGCTCTGGCCGTTCCTGCTCTTCACCGTGATCCTGACCGGTATTCTCTATCCGATCACCGGTTCCTGGCAGTGGGGCGGCGGCTGGCTTTCCGAAATGGGCTTCTCCGATTTCGCCGGTTCGACGCTGGTTCACTCGGTCGGCGGCTGGGCGGCTCTCGCCGGCGCGCTCGTCCTTGGCGCCCGCAATGGCAAATACGGCGCCGACGGTTCGGTTCATCCGATGCCCGGTTCCAACATTCCGCTCGCCGTTCTCGGTACCTTCATCCTCTGGCTCGGCTGGTTCGGCTTCAACGGCGGTTCGCAGCTTGCTCTGGGATCGATCGCCGATGCCGGTGACGTGTCCAAGATCTTCGTCAACACCAACATGGCCGCCGTCGCAGGTGCGCTTGTCGTGCTCGTGCTGCTGCAGATCATCTACAAGAAGGTCGACGTCACCATGGTTCTGAACGGTGCGCTGGCCGGTCTGGTGTCGATCACCGCTGAACCGCTGACGCCTTCCGTTCCGGCGGCCTTGTTCATCGGCGGTATCGGCGGCGTGCTGATCATCGTGTTTGTCCCGCTGCTTGACAAGCTGAAGATCGACGACGTGGTCGGCGCGATCCCCGTCCACCTGATCTGCGGTATCTGGGGCACGTTCATCGTGGCGCTGACCAATGACGGCACCAGCTTCGTCACCCAGATCATCGGCATCGTCGCCATTGGCGCCTTCACCTTCATTGTGTCGCTGGTGGTCTGGTTCATCCTCAAGGCAATCATGGGCATCCGTGTTTCGCCGGAGGAAGAAGAAATCGGCCTCGACAAGTCCGAGGTCGGCGTCGAAGCCTATCCGGAATTCATGTAA
- a CDS encoding RNA polymerase sigma factor, which produces MTTDDKSSFKRDMLKTVPSLRAFAVSLCGHQDLADDLVQDTIMKAWAKQDSFAAGTNIKAWLFTILRNEFYSQMRKSGREIQDTDNVFTERLSTHPAQYGAMDLKDFREALNKLPSDQREAIILVGASGFSYEEAAEICHCAIGTIKSRIARARGKLQELLDITGDTEFGPDANSASVVSRSFVSRPG; this is translated from the coding sequence GTGACCACAGACGACAAATCGAGTTTCAAGCGGGATATGCTGAAGACCGTGCCAAGCCTGCGCGCCTTTGCGGTGTCGCTTTGCGGCCATCAGGATCTCGCCGACGATCTGGTCCAGGACACGATCATGAAGGCCTGGGCCAAGCAGGACAGCTTTGCCGCGGGCACCAATATCAAGGCCTGGCTGTTCACGATCCTGCGCAATGAGTTCTACAGCCAGATGCGCAAGAGCGGGCGTGAAATCCAGGATACCGACAACGTCTTCACCGAGCGGCTTTCCACCCATCCCGCGCAGTATGGCGCGATGGATCTGAAGGATTTCCGCGAGGCGCTGAACAAATTGCCGAGCGACCAGCGCGAGGCCATCATTCTGGTCGGCGCATCGGGTTTTTCCTACGAGGAGGCGGCCGAAATCTGCCATTGCGCGATCGGCACGATCAAAAGCCGGATCGCCCGCGCCCGCGGAAAGCTGCAGGAATTGCTGGATATTACCGGCGACACCGAGTTCGGCCCCGACGCCAATTCGGCAAGCGTGGTCAGCCGCTCCTTCGTATCGCGCCCGGGCTGA